One window of the Lipingzhangella halophila genome contains the following:
- a CDS encoding aldo/keto reductase: MIEVGSYQLNDGNSLPLVGFGTVSLRGEDGVAVMRAALESGYRLLDSAVNYGNEEEVGQAVRASGLAREDVLLTTKIPGRHHEYDLAVESVEESLRRIGSDYLDLCLIHWPNPSVGRYVEAWRALVDLRERGLVRSIGVSNFTEQHLRVVIDDSGVTPAVNQIELHPYFPQAAMRQVNAGLGIQTQSWSPLGKRSAPFAERPVSQAAAAHGVTPAQVVLRWQLQLGALPIPKSADAQRQRENLDLFGFELTDAEAMAISGLARDDGRLFGGDPDVHEEM; the protein is encoded by the coding sequence ATGATCGAGGTCGGTTCTTACCAGCTGAACGACGGCAACTCGCTGCCCTTGGTGGGTTTCGGTACGGTTTCGCTGCGGGGTGAAGACGGGGTGGCGGTGATGCGCGCCGCCCTGGAGTCGGGCTACCGCCTGCTCGACAGTGCCGTCAACTACGGTAACGAGGAGGAGGTCGGTCAGGCGGTGCGCGCCTCCGGCCTGGCACGGGAGGACGTGCTTCTCACCACGAAGATCCCGGGTCGGCACCACGAGTACGACCTGGCCGTGGAATCGGTCGAAGAGTCCCTGCGCAGGATCGGTTCCGACTACCTCGATCTGTGCCTGATCCACTGGCCCAATCCGAGTGTCGGCAGGTACGTCGAAGCGTGGCGCGCCCTGGTCGACCTGCGTGAGCGGGGCCTGGTGCGGTCCATCGGCGTCAGTAACTTCACCGAGCAGCACCTGCGCGTCGTTATTGACGACAGCGGCGTCACACCCGCGGTCAATCAGATCGAGCTGCACCCGTACTTCCCGCAGGCAGCGATGCGCCAAGTTAACGCCGGGCTGGGCATCCAGACGCAGTCGTGGAGCCCGTTGGGTAAACGCAGCGCCCCATTTGCCGAGCGGCCGGTGTCCCAAGCCGCGGCCGCGCACGGCGTCACCCCGGCGCAGGTAGTCCTGCGGTGGCAGCTGCAGCTTGGTGCGCTGCCCATTCCGAAGTCGGCGGACGCGCAGCGGCAGCGGGAGAATCTCGACCTTTTCGGCTTCGAGCTCACCGATGCCGAAGCCATGGCGATCAGTGGGCTGGCCCGGGATGACGGGCGCCTGTTCGGCGGGGACCCGGACGTCCACGAGGAGATGTAG
- a CDS encoding oxidoreductase, with the protein MTTTTNTTTDAPSADAAGTWQLGDRTVNRIGFGAMRLTGMPWDPAPRDRADAIAVLRRAVELGVNHIDTAAFYFLATRSANELISTALQPYPDALVITTKVGPNRSGEGEVEPYARPDQLRAQVELNIRQLGRDHLDIVNLRWGSGLDKEPGSLAEHVGALADLREAGLIRHIGVSNITADQLTEAMAVTPVVCVQNQYGLTERTDDDLVTLTREHDIAFVPFFAVGGSAHGVSEEAGQAEVAAVAEAHGATPAQVRLAWTLHRGPHVLAIPGTGDPAHLDENIAAGALQFSDDELARLDGVAPAV; encoded by the coding sequence ATGACAACCACGACGAACACCACGACCGACGCCCCGAGCGCGGACGCCGCGGGTACGTGGCAGCTCGGCGACCGCACCGTCAACCGGATCGGTTTCGGCGCGATGCGCCTGACCGGCATGCCCTGGGACCCGGCGCCAAGGGACCGGGCCGACGCGATCGCCGTCCTGCGTCGCGCCGTCGAACTCGGCGTCAACCACATCGACACGGCCGCCTTCTACTTCCTGGCGACCCGCTCGGCCAACGAGCTGATCAGTACCGCGCTCCAGCCCTATCCCGACGCCCTGGTGATCACCACGAAGGTCGGCCCGAACCGTTCCGGCGAGGGTGAGGTCGAGCCCTACGCACGCCCCGACCAGCTGCGCGCACAGGTCGAGTTGAACATCCGCCAGCTCGGCCGCGACCACCTCGACATCGTGAACCTGCGCTGGGGCAGCGGTCTCGACAAAGAGCCCGGGTCCCTCGCCGAGCACGTCGGCGCCCTCGCCGACCTGCGCGAGGCGGGCCTGATCCGCCACATCGGCGTCTCCAACATCACCGCCGATCAGCTCACCGAGGCGATGGCGGTCACACCGGTGGTGTGCGTGCAGAACCAGTACGGCCTCACCGAACGCACCGACGACGACCTGGTCACCCTGACCCGCGAGCACGACATCGCGTTCGTTCCGTTCTTCGCCGTGGGCGGCTCCGCGCACGGCGTCTCCGAAGAGGCGGGCCAAGCGGAGGTCGCCGCCGTCGCCGAGGCCCACGGCGCCACCCCAGCACAGGTCCGGCTGGCCTGGACACTGCACCGCGGCCCGCACGTGCTGGCCATCCCGGGAACCGGCGACCCGGCGCACCTGGACGAGAACATCGCCGCCGGCGCCCTCCAGTTCAGCGACGACGAACTGGCCCGGCTCGACGGTGTCGCCCCTGCGGTATAG
- a CDS encoding NAD(P)H-binding protein → MTATGPKTLVLAGTGKTGRRVVSGLVARDVPVRVGSRRAEPPFDWQDDTTWEPALRGMDAAYVAFYPDAAFPGAARAMGSFADLAAACGVRHLVLLADRGSAEAERCEQAVRDSGAEWTIVRAGFITQNFSEAFLVELVRAGVVALPAGDVAEPFTDAEDIADVAVAALTESGHAGRIHEVTGPRLLTFADAVGEIARVTRREVRYLPVTSEQFVLSLTGRGVPAEYATQLAGLMVEVFDGRRAHVTDTVERVLGRPPRDFTEYARETATTGVWDAQAESSRGA, encoded by the coding sequence ATGACAGCGACTGGACCGAAAACGTTAGTCCTCGCGGGGACAGGCAAAACCGGACGCCGGGTCGTGTCCGGGCTCGTAGCGCGTGACGTGCCGGTACGGGTTGGCTCACGGCGTGCTGAGCCGCCTTTCGACTGGCAGGACGACACCACATGGGAACCCGCGCTGCGAGGCATGGACGCAGCTTATGTGGCCTTCTATCCCGATGCGGCGTTCCCCGGTGCAGCTAGGGCCATGGGGTCCTTCGCGGACCTCGCGGCAGCCTGCGGCGTCCGGCACCTCGTCCTGCTGGCTGACCGCGGTTCTGCCGAGGCCGAGCGGTGCGAACAGGCGGTGCGGGACTCGGGTGCGGAGTGGACCATCGTGCGGGCAGGGTTCATCACGCAGAACTTCAGCGAGGCGTTCCTCGTAGAGCTGGTCCGGGCCGGTGTGGTCGCGCTTCCGGCCGGCGACGTCGCCGAGCCGTTCACCGACGCAGAGGACATCGCGGATGTCGCCGTCGCGGCGCTGACCGAGAGCGGCCATGCCGGCCGGATCCACGAAGTAACCGGACCACGACTGCTCACCTTCGCCGATGCCGTCGGCGAGATAGCGAGGGTGACCCGCAGGGAGGTTCGTTATCTGCCGGTCACGTCCGAGCAGTTCGTCTTGTCGCTGACCGGACGAGGTGTGCCGGCCGAGTACGCGACGCAACTGGCCGGCCTCATGGTCGAGGTCTTCGACGGCCGCAGGGCCCACGTGACCGACACCGTCGAGCGCGTTCTCGGCCGCCCACCCCGCGACTTCACGGAGTATGCCCGTGAAACCGCTACTACCGGAGTCTGGGATGCCCAGGCTGAGTCCTCTCGTGGAGCCTGA
- a CDS encoding AraC family transcriptional regulator, with protein MDPLSILLDRARGRDAFVLRSILNPPWSVQVRDRAPLNVVAILRGTPWVVPSTGDAVRVDAGDIAVMRGPDTFTFADNPRTPTQVVVQPGPRRTTAAGAELREVADMGVRTWVNGTRTCDDGADDSSVLQIGKYRGLGEIATRLLSALPPLLVIPGTVHVESALVSLLAEETVRNEPGQDLVLERLLDLLLVAILREWFTRPDTDAPAWYRANGDPVVGPVLRLIHSDPAHPWTVAALARRTGVSRATLARRFTDLVGMPPMAYLTGWRIDLAAELLVESDATIDTVARQVGYGSAFALSAAFKRARGISPQRHRDRT; from the coding sequence ATGGACCCCTTGTCGATCCTGCTCGACCGAGCCAGGGGCAGGGATGCGTTCGTGCTGCGGTCCATCCTGAACCCACCGTGGTCGGTGCAGGTACGGGACAGGGCGCCGCTCAACGTAGTGGCCATCCTGCGAGGGACGCCCTGGGTCGTCCCCAGCACTGGCGATGCGGTGCGAGTGGACGCAGGTGACATCGCGGTGATGCGTGGCCCGGACACGTTCACCTTTGCCGATAATCCCCGCACGCCGACCCAGGTGGTCGTGCAGCCCGGCCCCCGACGGACGACCGCAGCGGGCGCGGAGCTGCGCGAGGTCGCGGACATGGGTGTGCGCACCTGGGTCAACGGCACGCGAACCTGCGACGACGGCGCGGACGACTCCTCGGTGCTGCAGATCGGCAAGTACCGGGGACTGGGCGAGATCGCCACGCGCCTGCTCAGCGCGTTGCCGCCGCTTCTGGTCATCCCCGGTACCGTCCACGTCGAATCCGCGCTGGTGTCGCTACTCGCCGAGGAGACCGTGCGAAACGAGCCGGGCCAAGATCTCGTGCTCGAACGGCTTCTGGATCTCCTGCTGGTCGCCATCCTCCGCGAATGGTTCACCAGGCCCGATACCGACGCACCGGCCTGGTACCGAGCCAACGGGGATCCCGTCGTCGGGCCCGTCCTACGACTCATCCACAGCGACCCGGCCCATCCCTGGACGGTGGCCGCGCTCGCCCGGCGGACCGGGGTGTCCCGAGCGACGTTGGCCCGCCGCTTCACCGACCTCGTCGGCATGCCACCAATGGCATACCTCACCGGGTGGCGAATCGACCTGGCCGCCGAGCTCCTCGTGGAGTCGGACGCCACGATTGACACCGTAGCCCGTCAGGTCGGTTATGGCAGCGCGTTCGCGCTCAGCGCCGCTTTCAAACGAGCCCGCGGGATCAGTCCACAACGCCACCGTGACCGGACATGA
- a CDS encoding nucleotidyl transferase AbiEii/AbiGii toxin family protein has product MTLPYTTPPAFRRALTDRLRAVAHPRGPWPLAELQRQFAYDRLLARLYQHDSEWIVKGATALLARELAVRRTVDIDLYRATTASQAEQALREAAALDLGDWFGFETGRATPVADGTTGLRISVTARLGTTTWSSFHVDLVAENIRMTGTPDAVPALLPLDLPGLDRPGYQAYPLVDHLADKTCAILEPHGPQRRPSTRFKDLVDLVAVITQTPIPAHPQTTALHSEARRRGLSLPARFAVPDRELWERGYPAEARRAHAIPATTLDEALALAKPFLDPLLNRTAAGTWNAHTASWEPSA; this is encoded by the coding sequence GTGACCCTCCCCTACACCACCCCACCGGCGTTTCGCCGCGCCCTCACCGACCGCCTGCGCGCAGTCGCCCACCCCCGCGGCCCCTGGCCCCTGGCCGAACTGCAACGCCAGTTTGCCTATGACCGCCTGCTCGCCCGGCTGTATCAGCACGACTCCGAGTGGATCGTCAAAGGCGCAACCGCACTTCTCGCCCGCGAACTCGCGGTCCGGCGCACCGTCGACATCGACCTCTACCGCGCCACAACCGCCAGCCAGGCCGAGCAGGCCCTGCGTGAGGCCGCCGCGCTGGACCTCGGCGACTGGTTCGGCTTCGAGACCGGCCGCGCCACCCCCGTCGCCGACGGCACCACCGGCCTGCGCATCTCGGTCACCGCTCGACTCGGCACCACCACCTGGAGCAGCTTCCACGTCGACCTCGTCGCCGAGAACATCCGCATGACCGGAACTCCCGATGCGGTCCCCGCCCTGCTCCCCCTCGACCTCCCCGGCCTGGACCGACCCGGCTACCAGGCCTACCCCCTCGTCGACCACCTCGCCGACAAGACCTGCGCCATCCTCGAACCCCACGGCCCCCAGCGCCGCCCCTCCACCCGTTTCAAGGACCTGGTCGACCTCGTCGCCGTCATCACCCAGACCCCCATCCCCGCCCACCCCCAGACCACGGCCCTACACTCCGAGGCCCGGCGCCGAGGACTCAGCCTTCCCGCCCGGTTCGCCGTCCCCGACAGGGAACTCTGGGAACGCGGCTACCCCGCCGAAGCCCGCCGCGCCCACGCCATCCCGGCCACCACGCTCGACGAAGCACTCGCCCTCGCGAAACCCTTCCTTGACCCGCTGCTGAACCGGACCGCTGCTGGGACCTGGAATGCGCACACGGCCTCGTGGGAACCTTCAGCTTAG
- a CDS encoding DUF2637 domain-containing protein, whose translation MDTSRWSRWTTIAAVLLLATIAAVVSYSHMYDLALRHGEPECRAALFPLSVDGTVVAASMTLLSDARQGRRGGFLPWSLLILGSLASLAANIAVAEPTAWSRIIHAWPSFALIGSYELLMCQFRASSTCVRNAHAVRTQTEDDQAEEDHLANSTPEPEDATGAEEWPALRVVPAQGASSMAEIVEPVATEVALPKVQCDAWAWALAHRREDGSLPTGEELAAQFGRKPRWGRLVKQRGEQGLLTTTDAMAGEPDGGLVVTSTVSR comes from the coding sequence ATGGATACTTCCCGCTGGTCCCGCTGGACAACTATCGCCGCGGTGCTTCTTCTGGCCACGATCGCGGCCGTCGTCTCCTACTCCCACATGTACGACCTGGCGCTGCGCCACGGCGAACCCGAATGCCGGGCTGCATTGTTTCCACTGTCTGTGGACGGGACGGTGGTCGCGGCGTCGATGACGTTATTGTCCGACGCCCGGCAAGGACGCCGGGGAGGGTTCCTGCCGTGGAGCCTGCTGATCCTGGGCAGTCTCGCATCCCTCGCGGCCAACATCGCCGTGGCCGAGCCGACCGCGTGGTCGCGCATCATCCACGCCTGGCCATCGTTCGCGCTGATCGGGAGCTACGAACTCTTGATGTGCCAGTTCCGGGCGAGCTCCACTTGCGTACGCAACGCACACGCAGTGCGTACGCAGACCGAGGATGACCAGGCCGAGGAGGACCACCTCGCGAACTCGACCCCGGAGCCCGAGGACGCTACCGGTGCAGAGGAGTGGCCCGCACTGCGAGTGGTTCCGGCGCAGGGGGCCTCCTCGATGGCAGAGATCGTTGAGCCCGTCGCCACGGAGGTTGCACTGCCCAAGGTTCAGTGCGATGCCTGGGCATGGGCGCTGGCCCACCGCCGCGAGGACGGGTCTCTTCCCACAGGTGAGGAGTTGGCAGCTCAGTTCGGCCGTAAACCCAGGTGGGGCCGACTTGTCAAACAGAGGGGCGAACAGGGGCTCCTGACAACCACCGATGCGATGGCGGGGGAGCCCGACGGAGGTCTGGTGGTGACTTCTACCGTGTCAAGGTAG
- a CDS encoding response regulator transcription factor, which yields MRTTDTVQVVRGEDEVFIRTAHLFATATDIRCAANNFATWTWVRAQGGLTASQEPRREGLRVRKVYQSGMLLDPTWAQRIATARDRHGAQVRVTTEEMNETIILDGRVAILAGDQQAGERSYSLISQPETVQGVSSLFEVAWRSATELDVYDAQVTEIRQIAPQVLDLLGQGVKDETAARALGLGVRTYRRRVAELMDALGTGSRFQAGLRARELGLV from the coding sequence ATGCGGACCACAGATACTGTCCAAGTCGTGCGTGGTGAGGACGAGGTATTCATACGCACCGCGCACCTGTTCGCGACCGCTACCGACATCAGATGTGCTGCGAACAACTTCGCCACCTGGACGTGGGTGCGCGCGCAGGGCGGTCTCACCGCCAGCCAGGAGCCGCGGCGCGAAGGGCTGCGCGTCCGCAAGGTCTACCAGTCCGGCATGCTCCTGGACCCCACGTGGGCGCAGCGGATAGCCACGGCTCGCGACCGCCACGGCGCCCAGGTCCGCGTCACCACCGAGGAGATGAACGAGACGATCATCCTCGACGGGCGGGTGGCGATCCTCGCAGGGGACCAGCAGGCCGGTGAGCGCAGCTACAGCCTCATCAGCCAGCCCGAGACCGTGCAGGGCGTGAGCTCGCTGTTCGAGGTGGCGTGGCGGTCGGCCACGGAGTTGGACGTCTACGACGCGCAGGTCACCGAGATCCGGCAGATCGCGCCCCAGGTGCTGGACCTCCTCGGCCAGGGTGTCAAGGACGAGACGGCGGCCCGGGCACTGGGACTCGGCGTACGCACGTACCGCCGCCGGGTCGCCGAGCTGATGGACGCCCTTGGCACCGGGTCCCGGTTCCAGGCCGGCCTACGCGCCAGAGAGCTCGGGCTGGTTTAG
- a CDS encoding type ISP restriction/modification enzyme, with product MAERVGLSITCHGEVRLKGLRARPDYGIDVGQASPGEGARVGYVELKAPSKPIPPSPFLAEHDKEQWQKFQRLPNVLYCNGLQWALFHFGKQAGETVEFSGGFGRRQRLRAAGDAFERLVTEFLLWEPDPFYTLDQLIGVLAGLCRSLRAEVAEIIEMESQLDPSRPFTRLAEDWRELLFPTLDPGPRFADAYAQTVTFALLLAREAGVEFSGRTPRQIAELLSKHHPLLGQALDALTHPGTIKNLTVLPTIIQVLTPIDWQHLMAGHRHAHIDLYETFLERYDPELRKQSGAYYTPEPAARFIAEFVDEVLKTRLNKRTGLADDSVTTLDPAMGTGTFLASVTRTAAQTLTHEHGEVHALTHLKELYRQRLVGFERSAAPFAVAELRLHQQLKETYGAEVPEEHRRFLINTLDDPYYQHARLGAAYSEIAESRNHANAVKSSEPVMVVLGNPPYIDRAKQRDAAPWIEKRRNTVEADPLCLRPSMDEFREAGQGRLDYKLAGVSTYFWRWATWKVFDAHPQQPVGIVAFVSTSSYLTQAAFAGMRRYLRATADEGWIIDLTPEGHQPGVATRLFPGVQQPICIGIFARYGPPNPETPARIHHAQLTGSRAAKLADLTTDPGLRLSGERWRACATGWTSPFRPQETNWLAHPALGDLLPWRQSGVAPNRTWVYAPTHETLMARWNRLSSADPASKDHLFKATTDRDTSTQLSGLAPIHRERQAPDSVSVLFRSFDRQQLIHDPRFVDRPRPALWDVRGERQVFVVEQHANAISSGPALHFSALVPDVDCFKGRGGRVLPLYRDPDHLAPNLAPGLLATLRDRIGAPVTAGDLLAYIAALVAHPGYTRKFSEQLRVPGVRVPLTSDANLWRSAAELGREIVWLHTFGERFSDPAAGRPPGPPRLPPARRPQVHVEIPDSPTRLPDHITHDIDHGNAGQRLYVGHGIIDPVSPQVWAYDIGGMRVVRKWFTARQATPRHKRRSSPLDDIRHDRWTPQFTDELIELLTVLTRLIDHEPSQARLLQDVCAGPQITVADLEEHGVLPPDPGCRKPPRGSGQGELPLQ from the coding sequence ATGGCCGAACGGGTTGGCCTGAGTATTACCTGCCATGGTGAGGTGCGACTGAAAGGGCTGCGGGCGCGGCCCGACTACGGGATCGACGTAGGCCAAGCCTCCCCGGGCGAGGGGGCCAGGGTGGGCTATGTGGAGCTGAAAGCGCCATCGAAGCCGATTCCCCCCAGCCCGTTCCTCGCCGAGCATGACAAGGAACAGTGGCAGAAGTTCCAGCGGCTGCCCAATGTGCTCTACTGCAATGGCCTGCAATGGGCGCTTTTCCACTTTGGGAAACAGGCCGGGGAAACGGTCGAATTCAGCGGGGGATTCGGTAGGCGCCAGCGCCTGCGCGCGGCCGGTGACGCCTTCGAGCGGTTGGTCACCGAGTTTCTGCTCTGGGAGCCCGACCCCTTCTACACTTTGGACCAGCTCATCGGTGTCCTGGCCGGTCTGTGCCGCTCGTTGCGCGCGGAGGTCGCCGAGATCATCGAGATGGAGTCGCAACTCGATCCGTCCCGCCCGTTCACCCGGCTCGCCGAGGACTGGCGCGAGCTCCTTTTCCCTACTCTCGATCCCGGCCCCAGGTTCGCTGATGCCTATGCCCAAACGGTCACTTTTGCGTTGCTTTTGGCCCGCGAAGCGGGTGTGGAGTTCAGCGGACGTACCCCGCGCCAGATCGCGGAACTGCTCAGCAAGCACCACCCGCTGCTCGGCCAGGCCCTCGACGCGCTGACCCATCCGGGCACCATCAAGAACCTGACCGTTCTGCCGACCATCATCCAGGTGCTCACCCCCATCGACTGGCAGCACTTGATGGCCGGCCACCGTCACGCCCACATCGACCTCTACGAGACGTTCCTGGAGCGCTACGACCCGGAGCTGAGAAAGCAGAGCGGTGCCTACTACACCCCCGAACCCGCCGCGCGCTTCATCGCCGAGTTCGTCGATGAGGTGCTGAAGACCCGCCTGAACAAGAGGACCGGCCTTGCGGATGACTCCGTAACCACGTTGGATCCTGCGATGGGCACCGGAACCTTCCTGGCTTCGGTGACGAGAACGGCGGCACAGACCCTCACACACGAGCACGGCGAGGTGCACGCCCTCACCCACCTCAAAGAGCTGTACCGGCAGCGGCTGGTGGGGTTCGAGCGCAGCGCCGCCCCGTTCGCCGTCGCCGAACTGCGCCTGCACCAGCAGCTCAAGGAAACCTATGGGGCCGAGGTTCCTGAGGAGCATCGACGGTTTCTGATCAACACCCTGGACGACCCCTACTACCAGCACGCCCGCCTGGGCGCTGCCTACTCCGAGATCGCCGAATCGCGCAACCACGCCAACGCGGTGAAAAGCAGCGAACCGGTGATGGTGGTCCTGGGCAACCCGCCCTACATCGACCGCGCCAAGCAACGCGACGCCGCCCCATGGATCGAAAAGCGCCGCAACACAGTGGAGGCCGACCCGTTATGCCTGCGGCCCTCGATGGATGAGTTCCGCGAGGCCGGGCAAGGGCGACTCGACTACAAACTGGCCGGTGTCAGCACCTACTTCTGGCGCTGGGCCACCTGGAAGGTGTTCGACGCCCACCCGCAGCAGCCGGTCGGCATCGTCGCGTTCGTCAGCACCTCCTCTTATCTGACCCAGGCCGCGTTCGCCGGGATGCGCCGCTACCTGCGCGCGACCGCCGATGAAGGATGGATCATCGACCTCACCCCCGAGGGTCACCAGCCGGGTGTAGCCACGCGGCTGTTTCCCGGGGTGCAGCAACCGATCTGCATCGGGATCTTCGCCCGTTACGGCCCCCCGAACCCCGAGACCCCCGCGCGTATCCACCATGCCCAGCTCACCGGAAGCCGCGCCGCGAAACTCGCCGACCTCACCACCGATCCCGGGCTCCGATTGTCCGGTGAGCGGTGGCGGGCATGCGCCACCGGATGGACCAGCCCTTTTAGGCCGCAGGAAACCAACTGGCTGGCGCACCCCGCTCTCGGTGACCTGCTGCCCTGGCGGCAATCCGGCGTCGCACCCAACCGGACTTGGGTATATGCGCCCACACACGAGACACTGATGGCCCGCTGGAACCGGCTCTCCAGCGCCGACCCCGCTTCCAAAGACCACCTATTCAAAGCCACCACGGACCGAGACACCTCAACACAGCTCTCCGGCCTTGCGCCGATTCACCGCGAAAGGCAGGCTCCTGACAGCGTTTCCGTCTTGTTCCGCAGCTTCGACAGACAGCAGCTCATACACGACCCGCGCTTCGTGGACCGTCCACGCCCTGCTCTCTGGGACGTGCGGGGCGAACGTCAGGTCTTCGTCGTAGAGCAGCACGCTAACGCGATCTCCTCAGGCCCGGCTCTGCACTTCAGCGCTCTCGTCCCGGACGTAGATTGCTTCAAAGGACGTGGGGGACGGGTTCTTCCGCTGTACAGGGATCCCGACCATTTGGCCCCGAACCTCGCCCCCGGCCTGCTCGCCACGTTGCGTGACCGGATAGGCGCGCCGGTGACCGCCGGCGACCTCCTCGCCTACATCGCAGCCCTGGTCGCCCACCCCGGCTACACGCGGAAGTTCAGCGAACAACTCCGGGTCCCCGGAGTCCGCGTCCCGCTCACCAGCGACGCCAACCTATGGCGCTCAGCGGCCGAACTCGGCCGCGAAATCGTCTGGCTGCACACCTTCGGCGAGCGTTTCAGCGACCCGGCCGCCGGGCGCCCACCAGGCCCGCCCCGGCTGCCCCCCGCCCGCAGACCCCAGGTCCACGTCGAGATCCCCGATTCCCCCACCCGACTACCGGACCACATCACCCACGACATCGACCACGGCAACGCCGGCCAGCGCCTCTACGTCGGCCACGGCATCATAGACCCGGTGTCTCCCCAGGTGTGGGCCTACGACATCGGCGGCATGCGGGTGGTCCGCAAATGGTTCACCGCACGCCAGGCCACCCCACGACACAAACGCCGCAGCTCCCCACTAGACGACATCCGACACGACCGCTGGACACCCCAATTCACCGACGAGCTGATCGAGCTGCTCACCGTGCTCACCCGGCTGATCGACCACGAGCCAAGCCAGGCCCGACTACTCCAGGACGTGTGCGCAGGACCGCAGATCACCGTAGCCGACTTGGAAGAACACGGCGTCCTCCCCCCAGACCCGGGCTGTCGAAAACCTCCGCGCGGCTCAGGACAAGGCGAACTCCCCCTGCAATAG